The following proteins come from a genomic window of Mariniflexile sp. TRM1-10:
- a CDS encoding ribonuclease HII → MLLKNYSNFALECGTDEAGRGCLAGPVTAAAVMLSSTFNNSILNDSKQLSERKRDLLKPIIELEALTFGISHVFQDEIDQINILNASILAMQQSIAQLTSKPEFIIVDGNKFKPYGGIPFETIIKGDGKYLSIAAASVLAKTYRDAYMNTIHEEFPMYNWKQNKGYPTKEHREAIRKYGITKYHRKSFRLLPEQLKLDI, encoded by the coding sequence ATGTTATTAAAAAACTATTCAAATTTTGCTTTAGAATGTGGTACAGATGAGGCTGGACGTGGTTGTTTAGCAGGTCCGGTTACTGCTGCTGCCGTTATGCTATCTTCAACTTTTAATAATTCCATTTTAAACGATTCCAAGCAACTAAGTGAACGTAAAAGAGATTTATTAAAGCCTATCATTGAATTGGAAGCCCTAACTTTTGGTATATCACATGTCTTTCAAGATGAGATAGACCAAATAAATATTTTAAATGCTTCTATTTTGGCCATGCAACAATCTATCGCACAATTAACTTCCAAACCAGAATTTATAATTGTTGATGGCAACAAATTTAAACCTTACGGCGGTATTCCTTTTGAAACCATCATTAAAGGTGATGGTAAATATTTGAGTATTGCTGCAGCTTCGGTTTTAGCAAAAACGTATAGGGATGCATACATGAATACCATTCATGAAGAATTCCCCATGTATAATTGGAAACAAAACAAAGGCTACCCTACCAAAGAACACCGAGAAGCGATACGAAAATATGGAATCACTAAATATCATAGAAAATCGTTTCGATTATTACCCGAACAATTAAAATTAGATATTTGA
- a CDS encoding methyltransferase, producing MLSSQHIIKPLMITGINVNKPEPIVSGKQLELFNSATDVKRTIKALEAGKPVLITAFYSNGLLLLKELHIHLNKKLPNKSFQEQREYRSAYHKLSNLILIEIVAHKLIVKKSPSIGWLEKLYPETSDFLLTFPQVQGLNSAWQWYINGISIPVLRNKVHPYYGTYFPTRFDHLILFDNWMKRYKGLKKSAMDIGIGSGVLSFLMIKHGFQEVFGTDTNPNAIVGLTEFMGDTKLSRKIRLDFGHLFGIWEKQTELIVFNPPWLPESNNTDIFDEAMYYNKNLFPDFFTEAKKRLLPEGKLIIIFSNLAQITHVTKDHPVEKELLEGGRFQLETCLKKTVKAASDKTKRDQHWRSSEEVELWVLTNK from the coding sequence ATGCTTTCTTCACAACATATAATAAAACCATTGATGATTACAGGTATTAACGTAAACAAGCCGGAACCTATTGTATCTGGAAAACAATTAGAGTTGTTTAACAGTGCTACAGATGTAAAACGAACCATTAAAGCACTAGAAGCAGGAAAACCTGTATTGATAACAGCTTTCTATAGTAATGGATTGTTGCTTTTAAAGGAGTTACACATACATCTAAATAAAAAGTTGCCAAACAAGTCTTTTCAAGAACAACGAGAATATCGGTCAGCATATCATAAGCTATCAAATCTTATTTTGATAGAAATTGTAGCTCATAAATTAATTGTGAAAAAATCACCTTCCATTGGCTGGTTAGAAAAACTGTATCCAGAAACAAGTGATTTTTTATTGACGTTTCCTCAAGTTCAAGGATTAAACAGTGCTTGGCAGTGGTATATAAACGGAATTTCCATTCCTGTATTGCGAAATAAAGTGCATCCATATTACGGTACTTACTTCCCTACGCGTTTTGATCATTTAATCCTTTTTGATAATTGGATGAAACGTTATAAAGGACTTAAAAAGTCTGCAATGGATATTGGAATTGGAAGTGGCGTACTTTCTTTTCTAATGATAAAGCATGGTTTTCAGGAGGTTTTTGGTACAGATACCAATCCTAACGCGATTGTTGGTCTAACCGAATTTATGGGTGACACCAAATTGTCTAGAAAGATAAGATTGGATTTTGGACATCTTTTTGGGATTTGGGAAAAGCAGACCGAGTTGATTGTTTTTAATCCGCCATGGCTGCCGGAATCTAATAATACAGATATATTTGATGAAGCTATGTATTATAATAAAAATCTATTTCCTGATTTTTTCACTGAAGCAAAAAAAAGACTATTGCCTGAAGGGAAGCTCATAATTATATTCTCAAATTTAGCTCAAATAACGCATGTTACAAAAGACCATCCCGTAGAGAAGGAGCTATTGGAAGGTGGGAGATTTCAATTGGAAACATGTTTAAAGAAAACAGTAAAAGCAGCTTCAGATAAAACAAAACGAGATCAACATTGGCGCTCTTCTGAAGAAGTAGAGCTTTGGGTGCTGACAAATAAGTAG
- a CDS encoding N(5)-(carboxyethyl)ornithine synthase translates to MGFLKMGVIGTSKKEDERRVPIHPEHLNRLPEQIRKQLIFEKGYGKPFNISDEEINGLTGGIASRSDILSDIGSAIIAKPILSDLEELKDGGIIWGYPHCAQQMQITQTAIDKKLTLIAFEDMYVCYPSGQMGRHTFYKNNEMAGYSAVIHALQLKGIDGHYGNQRKVIIFSFGAVSRGAIYALKAHGFRDITICIQRPDHEVREEVLDVNYTRLRKGNENEPRLIVVEHDGSERSLLDLINESEIIVNGTYQDTDDPIDYVKEDEKTMLKPGALIIDVSCDEGMGFYFAKPTTFKNPLIAIDNIDYYAVDHTPSYFWESASRSISAALITHLPSVVSGRESWNDNKTIKNAINIDEGVIVKDTILRFQNRHSNYPHKVHELVS, encoded by the coding sequence ATGGGTTTTTTAAAAATGGGAGTTATTGGAACTTCAAAAAAAGAAGATGAAAGGCGGGTACCTATTCATCCAGAACATTTAAATAGACTTCCGGAACAGATTAGAAAACAACTTATTTTTGAAAAAGGGTATGGTAAACCTTTTAATATAAGTGACGAAGAAATTAATGGCTTAACAGGTGGAATTGCATCACGAAGTGACATATTATCAGATATTGGTTCCGCCATTATAGCCAAACCTATTTTGTCTGATTTGGAAGAGTTAAAAGATGGTGGTATTATTTGGGGGTATCCTCATTGTGCCCAACAAATGCAAATAACACAAACAGCTATAGACAAAAAATTAACCTTAATCGCTTTTGAAGATATGTATGTGTGTTATCCTAGCGGGCAAATGGGAAGACATACGTTTTATAAAAACAATGAAATGGCTGGATATAGTGCGGTTATACATGCACTTCAACTCAAGGGGATAGATGGTCATTATGGAAATCAACGAAAAGTCATCATTTTTAGTTTTGGAGCAGTAAGTAGGGGTGCTATTTATGCTTTAAAAGCACATGGTTTTAGAGATATTACTATTTGTATTCAAAGACCCGATCATGAAGTTAGGGAAGAAGTATTAGATGTAAATTATACCAGACTTAGAAAAGGAAATGAAAACGAGCCTCGATTGATTGTTGTAGAACATGATGGTTCAGAACGATCTCTATTGGATTTGATAAATGAATCTGAAATAATAGTTAATGGAACGTATCAAGACACAGACGACCCCATTGACTATGTAAAAGAGGATGAAAAAACGATGCTTAAACCTGGAGCACTCATTATAGATGTGAGTTGTGATGAAGGTATGGGGTTTTATTTTGCTAAACCCACTACTTTTAAAAATCCACTTATAGCTATTGATAATATTGATTACTATGCGGTAGATCATACACCCAGTTATTTTTGGGAAAGCGCTTCTAGATCTATTTCTGCAGCATTAATTACGCATTTACCATCCGTAGTATCAGGTAGAGAAAGTTGGAATGATAATAAAACCATCAAAAATGCCATAAATATTGATGAAGGTGTTATTGTGAAAGACACGATTCTTAGATTCCAGAATCGCCATTCAAACTATCCACATAAAGTTCATGAGCTTGTGAGCTAA
- a CDS encoding DUF3352 domain-containing protein, whose amino-acid sequence MYKLIRFMRFFGFTLLLFVAFSCSNVEKNRANLVDFVPKNTSIIIKTSNLEDLKSSIKNSDFLDKFTKTSAYKHLETNLDYLKLLKPSGELLICFSKDQKDSLQFTIITKFTPQLFKRDSIKNYVEETLTYENQTLTKSTYNKNTFYSTVIDSTFFAASSKDIINTAFANSDMNEELVKIYNSTSNDKTFSIIINANSPFIKSFFIEESLNLKAFTNYIAIDVDINQNDIYINGITKATDSTKILSNIFRNTIPQENQTQHITPYDSDGFMSFTFKNFKTIEGNLKTFKKKDSITSSSPIFDNIIEVGIIYQTDKRALILNSTDFIATEDALISEQTVIETYRGIEIYSFSQPELFINTFSPLVKDISPNKYCILDNFFVFSSHSDLLQNIIANYQNKTTFSELETFKKVKEQLSNASSLLLAVNNTSLKSIISKNFKDDLDDSFNSYSTSALQFIYDSNFAHVNAIIKKSKTRAAQNSVSEELNIKLASDILNKPQFVINHLTKEKEIVVQDIKNNLYLISNKGKILWKKQLEGAVLGTIEQIDIFKNGRLQLAFATLNRVYVIDRNGKDVAPFPGKFNDKITQPLSVFDYDRNKNYRLLVTQGKNLLMYDVNAKTVNGFNFKSAKEAIISQPKHFRISSKDYIVFKTNNTLHIIDRVGNTRVTPKRSSNFSNQPVFLYNSTFTTTTLNGQLISVDTKGGVSTQNLNLSEKHNIEASSKTLVTLTGNKLTIKSNAVELDFGTYTRPELFYIRDKIYVTITDLQAQKVYIYDSQGNLLPNFPVYGNSEIVLDNIDKDNSLEFVTKGENNSILLYRIN is encoded by the coding sequence TTGTATAAATTAATTCGTTTTATGAGATTCTTTGGTTTCACACTCTTATTATTTGTTGCTTTTAGCTGTTCCAACGTTGAAAAAAATCGTGCCAATCTTGTCGATTTTGTTCCAAAAAACACATCTATCATCATAAAGACATCTAATCTTGAAGATTTAAAAAGTAGTATTAAAAACAGTGACTTTTTAGATAAGTTTACTAAAACCTCAGCTTATAAACATTTAGAAACCAATCTAGATTATTTAAAGCTTTTAAAACCAAGTGGTGAATTACTTATTTGTTTTTCAAAAGACCAAAAAGACAGTCTTCAATTTACTATAATAACAAAATTTACTCCTCAACTATTCAAAAGAGATTCTATTAAAAATTATGTTGAAGAAACACTTACTTACGAAAACCAAACACTCACAAAATCTACTTATAATAAAAACACCTTTTACAGCACGGTAATAGACAGCACTTTTTTTGCAGCATCATCCAAAGACATTATAAATACTGCTTTTGCAAATTCCGATATGAATGAAGAATTGGTAAAAATTTACAATTCTACCAGTAACGATAAAACGTTTTCTATTATTATAAATGCCAACTCTCCTTTTATAAAATCGTTTTTTATTGAAGAATCTTTAAATCTAAAGGCTTTTACCAATTATATAGCTATTGATGTGGATATAAACCAAAACGATATATACATTAATGGTATTACAAAAGCGACAGATTCTACTAAAATTCTGAGCAATATATTTAGAAACACCATTCCGCAAGAAAATCAAACCCAACATATAACACCTTATGATAGTGATGGCTTTATGAGCTTCACTTTTAAGAATTTCAAAACTATTGAAGGTAATTTAAAAACATTTAAAAAGAAAGATTCTATTACTAGTAGTTCACCCATTTTTGATAATATTATAGAAGTTGGTATTATTTATCAAACCGACAAGCGTGCCCTTATATTAAACTCCACCGATTTTATTGCTACTGAAGATGCGCTTATTAGCGAACAAACTGTTATCGAAACTTATAGAGGCATAGAAATATACAGTTTTAGCCAACCTGAATTATTTATCAATACGTTTTCACCTTTAGTTAAAGACATCAGCCCAAATAAATATTGCATTTTAGATAACTTTTTTGTGTTTTCCAGTCATTCAGATTTATTACAAAATATCATTGCTAACTACCAAAACAAAACAACATTTAGTGAGTTAGAAACTTTTAAGAAAGTTAAAGAACAATTAAGCAATGCGTCTTCATTATTACTAGCCGTTAATAATACGTCTTTAAAATCCATTATAAGTAAAAACTTTAAAGACGATTTAGATGATTCTTTTAATAGTTACAGCACTTCGGCATTACAATTTATTTATGATTCTAATTTTGCTCATGTAAATGCTATTATAAAAAAGAGCAAAACCAGAGCTGCTCAAAACTCGGTTTCGGAAGAATTAAACATTAAATTGGCTTCCGATATTTTAAACAAGCCCCAATTTGTAATCAATCATCTTACTAAAGAAAAAGAAATAGTGGTGCAAGACATTAAAAACAACCTCTATTTAATTTCCAATAAAGGAAAAATTCTTTGGAAAAAACAACTTGAAGGTGCTGTTTTAGGAACCATTGAACAAATTGATATTTTTAAAAATGGGCGATTACAATTAGCTTTTGCAACCCTAAACCGTGTTTATGTTATTGACAGAAATGGTAAAGACGTTGCTCCGTTTCCGGGTAAATTTAATGATAAGATTACCCAGCCATTATCTGTTTTTGATTACGATAGAAATAAAAATTACCGCCTGTTAGTTACCCAAGGCAAAAACTTATTAATGTACGATGTTAATGCCAAAACGGTTAACGGTTTCAATTTTAAATCGGCAAAAGAAGCTATTATTAGTCAACCAAAACATTTTAGAATAAGCAGTAAAGACTATATTGTATTTAAAACCAACAATACGCTTCATATAATAGACAGAGTAGGAAATACACGCGTTACACCAAAAAGATCAAGTAATTTTTCAAATCAACCTGTCTTTTTATATAACAGTACTTTCACAACAACAACATTAAACGGACAACTAATTTCCGTAGATACTAAAGGTGGTGTTTCAACCCAAAACCTAAATCTTTCAGAAAAACACAACATAGAAGCCAGCAGTAAAACATTGGTAACACTAACCGGAAACAAATTAACCATTAAAAGCAATGCTGTGGAGTTGGATTTTGGTACTTACACTAGACCCGAACTGTTTTATATTAGGGATAAAATTTATGTTACCATTACCGATTTACAAGCTCAAAAAGTTTATATCTATGATAGCCAAGGAAACCTATTGCCTAACTTTCCTGTGTATGGCAATTCGGAAATAGTATTAGATAATATTGATAAAGATAACAGCTTGGAATTCGTAACCAAAGGCGAAAACAATTCCATATTACTGTACCGTATTAACTAA
- a CDS encoding nucleoid-associated protein, with protein MISRKNASISKFIIHKVGNKFNDTKNAFSEKLVDFDEASYDLMLPFLLRPFSSVVQSYRFNHHANISLNEINSYSNQIFSDDDAFIEISKHIVTHLYEQSTSAQIKTGDVLVAMFEGIEFNDITTNALGIFKIESKVNFFQTYLENNSYDVLVQKGISSKKVDKGCLILNQTDTEGNIILSVDNNSYDAQYWINQFLNIKYADDANNHTQQYITLCKDFSTDILKTTYGAKEQNTFLAKTIDFFKENEVVNIERFKDELFEEDKHKKLFDDYKKNFEDEQDMVLRNQFDVAESVVNKEKKKFKTDIKLDTNIQIKLDIDAPDASAEYLERGYDDEKKMHYYKAFFNVES; from the coding sequence ATGATTTCAAGAAAAAATGCCTCTATTTCAAAATTCATCATTCATAAGGTTGGTAATAAATTCAACGACACTAAAAATGCCTTTTCAGAAAAACTGGTCGATTTTGACGAAGCTAGTTACGATTTAATGCTCCCTTTTTTATTACGCCCCTTTAGTTCTGTGGTACAAAGCTACCGGTTTAACCACCACGCCAATATTTCATTAAACGAAATAAACAGTTACAGCAACCAAATATTTAGTGATGATGATGCTTTTATTGAAATTTCAAAACATATAGTAACCCATTTATATGAGCAATCTACATCTGCTCAAATAAAAACAGGCGATGTACTAGTAGCTATGTTTGAAGGTATTGAGTTTAATGACATAACCACTAACGCCCTAGGTATATTTAAAATTGAAAGCAAAGTGAATTTTTTTCAAACCTATTTAGAAAATAACAGCTACGACGTGTTGGTACAAAAAGGAATCTCATCTAAAAAAGTAGATAAAGGCTGCCTAATTTTAAACCAAACCGATACCGAAGGCAACATTATTTTAAGTGTAGATAACAACAGTTATGATGCCCAATATTGGATAAACCAGTTTTTAAACATAAAATATGCTGATGATGCCAACAACCATACGCAACAATACATAACACTTTGTAAAGATTTCTCAACCGACATTTTAAAGACCACCTACGGCGCAAAAGAGCAAAACACCTTTTTAGCAAAAACCATCGACTTTTTTAAAGAAAACGAAGTTGTAAACATAGAACGTTTTAAGGACGAACTTTTTGAAGAAGACAAACACAAAAAACTGTTTGACGATTACAAAAAAAACTTTGAAGACGAACAAGACATGGTGTTAAGAAACCAATTTGATGTTGCCGAAAGCGTTGTAAACAAAGAAAAGAAAAAATTCAAAACCGATATAAAACTTGACACCAACATACAAATAAAACTTGATATTGATGCGCCTGATGCCTCGGCTGAATATTTAGAACGCGGTTATGATGATGAAAAGAAAATGCATTATTATAAGGCATTTTTTAATGTGGAGAGCTAG